From a single Leptidea sinapis chromosome 1, ilLepSina1.1, whole genome shotgun sequence genomic region:
- the LOC126965437 gene encoding cleavage and polyadenylation specificity factor subunit 4, producing the protein MEVIVANVDHIKFDIDYALEQQFGALPLPFAGMDKSTAAVCEFFGSPSGCGNGPQCPYRHVRGDRTVVCKHWLRGLCKKGDQCEFLHEYDMTKMPECYFYARFNACHNKECPFLHIDPESKIKDCPWYDRGFCRHGPHCRHRHVRRVLCLNYLGGICPEGPNCKFMHPRFELPAPPEQTKDAKRLPVCHFCSEVGHKASSCHKIPSEQREAAQRQDENRYRAYGYIKSVNEGDDQVRMHRLMHKPLDEVTCFKCGTKGHYANKCPKGHLAFLSSQPPPPPSPNTFKKPN; encoded by the exons ATGGAAGTTATTGTGGCCAACGTTGATCACATAAAATTTGATATAGATTATGCCTTGGAACAGCAATTTGGAGCGTTGCCGCTGCCATTTGCGGGAATGGACA AATCAACAGCAGCAGTTTGCGAGTTTTTCGGGTCACCTTCTGGATGTGGAAATGGACCTCAATGCCCCTATAGGCATGTGAGAGGTGATCGTACAGTTGTATGCAAACATTGGCTTCGTGGCCTGTGCAAAAAAGGAGATCAATGTGAATTTCTTCATGAGTATGACATGACTAAGATGCCTGAATGCTATTTCTATGCCAGGTTCAATGCATGTCATAATAAAGAATGCCCATTTTTGCACATAGATCCggaaagtaaaataaaagattGCCCTTG GTATGATAGAGGTTTCTGTAGGCATGGGCCACATTGCCGTCACAGACATGTGAGAAGAGTTTTATGTTTGAACTATTTGGGTGGTATCTGTCCAGAAGGACCTAACTGCAAGTTCATGCACCCAAGATTTGAATTACCAGCACCACCAGAACAAACAAAAGATGCCAAAAGACTCCCAGTGTGTCATTTTTGCTCTGAAGTTGGACATAAAGCTTCATCATGTCATAAAATTCCTAGTGAG cAAAGAGAAGCAGCTCAGCGTCAAGATGAGAACAGGTACAGAGCATATGGCTACATCAAATCAGTCAATGAAGGTGATGATCAAGTACGAATGCATAGGTTGATGCATAAACCTCTTGATGAGGTCACCTGCTTTAAATGTGGTACAAAAGGTCATTATGCCAACAAATGTCCTAAAGGCCACCTGGCATTCCTTTCAAGCCAGCCTCCGCCGCCACCTTCTCCAAATACTTTCAAAAAACCTAACTAG
- the LOC126965495 gene encoding ER membrane protein complex subunit 8/9 homolog — MGEVTLETIAYAKLMLHAAKYSQCAVNGILLADENKLKEASKNQDLDIVDAIPLFHHSHYLSPMAEVALTQIEAIAQSRNRVIAGYYAACENFKDTTIEKCPGQKIAEKIAEYFPSAVFIVVDNKRFTMHLDSAAIKMYRYNEGKWKAVDTNKIIFENTFALETVSHLMQRNVCSDLIDFDNYLDDLSQDWNNVCIEKLVASINSVNDEDYQS; from the exons ATGGGAGAAGTAACTCTTGAAACAATTGCCTATGCTAAACTTATGCTTCACGCTGCAAAGTATTCCCAATGTGCTGTGAATGGTATTTTATTAGcagatgaaaataaattaaaggaaGCATCCAAAAATCAAGACTTGGATATTGTTGATGCAATACCGCTATTTCATCATAGCCACTATTTATCGCCTATGGCTGAAGTTGCACTAACCCAA ATAGAAGCAATAGCTCAATCTCGGAACCGTGTTATTGCTGGATATTATGCAGCATGTGAGAACTTCAAGGATACTACAATTGAGAAGTGCCCAGGGCAAAAAATTGCTGAAAAGATTGCAGAATACTTTCCTTCTGCTGTTTTTATTGTG GTTGACAACAAAAGATTTACAATGCATTTAGATTCGGCAGCTATTAAGATGTACAGATATAATGAAGGCAAATGGAAAGCTGtggatacaaataaaattatatttg AGAATACCTTTGCATTGGAGACAGTCTCACATCTTATGCAGCGGAATGTATGCAGTGATCTCATTGATTTTGACAACTACTTGGATGATCTGTCACAAGATTGGAACAATGTGTGCATTGAGAAACTTGTTGCCAGTATTAACTCTGTTAATGATGAAGATTATCAGTCATAA
- the LOC126965373 gene encoding alanyl-tRNA editing protein Aarsd1 isoform X1: MVFKCQEDSYIKEFCSMVINCEPTNESIIEYGKASKFEGYQIILENTILFPAGGGQPHDIGWLNNTEVVQVIRKGEDAVHFTREPLEVGTNVTQRINWERRFDHMQQHSGQHLLSAILENEQNLVTTSWWLGAYESYIELDSTNVSPMVLENTEKRCNELIREAIPVCVKFCKADDPSLDVAHTRGLPKDCTEIIRTICIKGVDENLCCGTHVSNLSQLQSIKLLGMEAGKKGKTNVRFLVGNRVLGVFQSMLDREKALTSLLKNEPSKHEELVQKLQKNLKITNKNLQNVLSELAQFEVDKIKSTNPTPMYVFINKKEATPEFNRIICKGLEKEGTFVFSCSEETDRPKEGQIIVQGPETYCNALLPQLTDILKAKGAFKNGKYQGKAGDLSGINKCKTIVEEYFKNIL, encoded by the exons ATGGTTTTTAAATGCCAAGAAGATAGTTACATCAAAGAA TTCTGTTCAATGGTTATAAATTGCGAACCAACAAATGAATCAATAATCGAATATGGCAAAGCTTCGAAATTTGAAGGGTATcagattattttagaaaatactATATTGTTTCCTGCGGGTGGAGGTcag CCACATGACATTGGTTGGTTAAATAACACTGAAGTGGTACAAGTAATACGAAAGGGGGAAGATGCAGTTCACTTCACTAGGGAACCACTGGAAGTAGGCACCAATGTCACCCAGAGAATCAACTGGGAAAGACGATTTGATCACATGCAGCAACATTCAG GTCAGCATCTTCTTTCAGCAATATTGGAAAATGAACAGAATCTTGTAACAACAAGCTGGTGGCTTGGGGCTTATGAGAGTTACATAGAATTAGACTCCACCAATGTCAGCCCCATGGTGCTCGAGAACACTGAAAAGCGATGCAATGAGCTGATTAGAGAAGCCATACCTGTTTGTGTGAAATTCTGCAAAGCCGATGACCCTAGCCTTGATGTG GCCCACACTCGCGGACTACCCAAAGACTGTACAGAAATTATACGCACAATATGTATCAAAGGCGTTGATGAAAATTTGTGCTGTGGAACCCATGTGTCTAATCTAAG tcagCTGCAATCAATCAAACTTTTGGGTATGGAAGCAGGCAAGAAGGGCAAAACAAACGTAAGGTTTCTTGTTGGCAACAGAGTTCTGGGTGTGTTTCAGAGCATGTTGGACAGGGAAAAGGCTCTAACCAGTTTATTAAA AAACGAGCCATCAAAACATGAAGAACTGGTACAAAAACTACAAAAGAATCTAAAGATTACAAACAAAAATCTGCAGAATGTCTTATCAGAGCTAGCTCAATTTGAAGTagacaaaataaaaagtacaaatCCCACACCAATGTATGTGTTTATTAACAAGAAGGAAGCTACTCCGGAGTTTAATAGGATCATTTGTAAAGGATTGGAGAAGGAGGGTACTTTTGTATTTAGTTGCTCTGAAGAAACAGATCGCCCGAAGGAAGGACAGATAATAGTTCAAGGTCCAGAAACGTATTGCAACGCATTACTACCACA gCTTACAGATATATTGAAAGCTAAAGGTGCATTTAAGAATGGCAAGTATCAAGGGAAGGCTGGTGACTTAAGTGGTATTAATAAATGTAAGACTATAGttgaagaatattttaaaaatattttgtaa
- the LOC126965373 gene encoding alanyl-tRNA editing protein Aarsd1-A isoform X2 — translation MQQHSGQHLLSAILENEQNLVTTSWWLGAYESYIELDSTNVSPMVLENTEKRCNELIREAIPVCVKFCKADDPSLDVAHTRGLPKDCTEIIRTICIKGVDENLCCGTHVSNLSQLQSIKLLGMEAGKKGKTNVRFLVGNRVLGVFQSMLDREKALTSLLKNEPSKHEELVQKLQKNLKITNKNLQNVLSELAQFEVDKIKSTNPTPMYVFINKKEATPEFNRIICKGLEKEGTFVFSCSEETDRPKEGQIIVQGPETYCNALLPQLTDILKAKGAFKNGKYQGKAGDLSGINKCKTIVEEYFKNIL, via the exons ATGCAGCAACATTCAG GTCAGCATCTTCTTTCAGCAATATTGGAAAATGAACAGAATCTTGTAACAACAAGCTGGTGGCTTGGGGCTTATGAGAGTTACATAGAATTAGACTCCACCAATGTCAGCCCCATGGTGCTCGAGAACACTGAAAAGCGATGCAATGAGCTGATTAGAGAAGCCATACCTGTTTGTGTGAAATTCTGCAAAGCCGATGACCCTAGCCTTGATGTG GCCCACACTCGCGGACTACCCAAAGACTGTACAGAAATTATACGCACAATATGTATCAAAGGCGTTGATGAAAATTTGTGCTGTGGAACCCATGTGTCTAATCTAAG tcagCTGCAATCAATCAAACTTTTGGGTATGGAAGCAGGCAAGAAGGGCAAAACAAACGTAAGGTTTCTTGTTGGCAACAGAGTTCTGGGTGTGTTTCAGAGCATGTTGGACAGGGAAAAGGCTCTAACCAGTTTATTAAA AAACGAGCCATCAAAACATGAAGAACTGGTACAAAAACTACAAAAGAATCTAAAGATTACAAACAAAAATCTGCAGAATGTCTTATCAGAGCTAGCTCAATTTGAAGTagacaaaataaaaagtacaaatCCCACACCAATGTATGTGTTTATTAACAAGAAGGAAGCTACTCCGGAGTTTAATAGGATCATTTGTAAAGGATTGGAGAAGGAGGGTACTTTTGTATTTAGTTGCTCTGAAGAAACAGATCGCCCGAAGGAAGGACAGATAATAGTTCAAGGTCCAGAAACGTATTGCAACGCATTACTACCACA gCTTACAGATATATTGAAAGCTAAAGGTGCATTTAAGAATGGCAAGTATCAAGGGAAGGCTGGTGACTTAAGTGGTATTAATAAATGTAAGACTATAGttgaagaatattttaaaaatattttgtaa